Proteins encoded within one genomic window of Methanosarcina barkeri str. Wiesmoor:
- a CDS encoding epoxyqueuosine reductase: protein MEEQNEKSKTKNLTEELKEMALTLGAFRVSIATTETLAGGPPSTDLTYVLPGAKSAIVFALAFDQNLIEPYFRKKDHKSLETNKVRTTTLANGIALEMAGFLQQYGYKATPQLANFVYRQDSENWLLDMHPPISHRYLAVRSGIGHFGYSGNIITKEYGSAIALASVVTDAELIPTEPLPEEENYCDECKICLAVCSSGYVDPLEKVTVNLGGKEFSYGKRRSNSRCFLVCGGLTGLNASGKWSTWSPARFEIPKKDEDFTAAMPGTIEAYLKRPKIKGGFFICLIPGNKMEYTCSNCHFVCHPDKEIRKARYRMLTESGVVIQEPDGTLRAASPEEAKEYLKNMPLERRKLYESVPEE from the coding sequence ATGGAAGAACAAAATGAAAAATCGAAAACTAAAAACCTAACCGAAGAGCTCAAAGAAATGGCTCTAACCCTTGGAGCCTTTAGAGTGAGCATCGCAACAACCGAAACCCTTGCAGGCGGTCCGCCTTCTACGGACCTGACATATGTATTACCAGGGGCAAAATCGGCAATTGTTTTTGCCCTTGCCTTTGATCAGAACCTTATAGAGCCTTACTTTAGAAAAAAAGACCATAAATCCCTTGAAACCAATAAAGTACGAACCACCACCCTCGCCAACGGGATAGCCCTGGAAATGGCAGGATTCTTACAGCAATATGGGTACAAAGCTACTCCCCAGCTTGCAAATTTCGTTTACCGGCAGGATTCGGAAAACTGGTTGCTAGATATGCACCCCCCTATATCCCACAGGTACCTGGCAGTTCGCTCCGGGATAGGACATTTCGGGTACTCAGGAAACATAATTACAAAGGAATACGGATCAGCAATTGCCCTAGCATCTGTAGTTACTGATGCGGAGCTTATCCCAACAGAGCCACTGCCGGAAGAAGAAAACTATTGTGACGAATGCAAGATCTGCCTTGCAGTCTGCTCTTCTGGATATGTTGACCCTCTCGAAAAGGTAACGGTAAATCTTGGAGGAAAGGAGTTTAGCTATGGAAAAAGGAGAAGCAACAGCCGATGTTTCCTTGTTTGCGGAGGGCTTACAGGCTTAAATGCTTCGGGGAAGTGGTCTACCTGGTCTCCGGCTCGCTTTGAGATTCCCAAAAAAGATGAAGATTTTACCGCTGCTATGCCCGGTACAATAGAAGCGTACCTCAAGAGGCCAAAGATCAAAGGTGGATTTTTCATATGCCTGATTCCAGGGAACAAAATGGAATACACCTGTTCAAACTGTCACTTTGTCTGTCATCCTGACAAAGAAATCCGGAAAGCCAGATACAGGATGCTAACAGAAAGCGGCGTGGTCATACAGGAGCCAGACGGAACACTTAGAGCCGCATCTCCTGAAGAAGCAAAAGAGTATCTCAAGAACATGCCTTTGGAAAGGAGAAAACTGTACGAATCAGTTCCAGAAGAGTAA
- a CDS encoding small multi-drug export protein: MSIEISLVEMLGSVPHWLAVLIMGAIPVSELRGAIPVAMGIYGMGPFEAFFFSVLGNLLPVIPLLLFLEPVSNYLRRYSIFDTFFTWLFSKTRRKNTKNFEKYGLFALTIFVAIPLPVTGAWSGCAAAFVFGVKFRHALPAIAAGVMIAGIIVTGVTVTGLGLADLILGA, translated from the coding sequence ATGTCTATTGAAATATCATTAGTAGAAATGTTGGGGTCTGTTCCCCACTGGCTTGCAGTTTTGATTATGGGAGCTATACCTGTTTCCGAATTGAGAGGTGCAATCCCTGTTGCAATGGGCATCTATGGAATGGGCCCCTTCGAAGCCTTCTTCTTCTCAGTGCTTGGAAACCTCCTTCCTGTAATCCCCCTTCTGCTCTTTCTTGAGCCGGTCTCGAACTATCTCAGACGTTATTCGATCTTTGATACTTTCTTCACCTGGCTCTTCTCAAAGACTCGCCGGAAAAATACCAAGAATTTTGAAAAATACGGACTCTTTGCGCTAACCATCTTCGTAGCCATACCCCTGCCGGTTACCGGTGCCTGGTCCGGCTGTGCAGCGGCATTTGTCTTTGGGGTCAAGTTCAGGCATGCTTTGCCTGCAATTGCTGCAGGAGTGATGATAGCAGGAATTATAGTAACGGGAGTTACTGTGACAGGTTTGGGTCTCGCTGATCTGATTTTGGGAGCATAA
- a CDS encoding histone family protein, with protein MAKVIPFAPIERLIRTAGAHRVSESAGMALTEILEEYGLEISREAIKLAEHAGRKTVKAEDIKLAKEML; from the coding sequence ATGGCAAAAGTAATACCATTTGCACCAATTGAGCGTTTAATAAGAACTGCAGGTGCTCATAGAGTTAGTGAAAGCGCAGGAATGGCCCTTACAGAAATTCTGGAAGAATATGGACTTGAGATTTCAAGAGAAGCAATAAAACTTGCAGAACACGCAGGCAGAAAAACTGTAAAAGCTGAAGACATAAAATTAGCAAAAGAAATGCTGTAA
- a CDS encoding class I SAM-dependent methyltransferase — protein sequence MLLQELFGIDEDIYFVEESYLAQRTIERTLDYLNGVRKFAEARKVRLLRVREGEQTLGLLLFNSADEEVPVDFWSVFTGALAADSYKKDFEVLIDSLLTSNLPERDIEISSETWRDAVNEYYSLMLVNRNLCPGCAVKPESYGSVFSENRVRRVAEIFDVLQKKGIYPEGRLLEVCCGNGMSTLALYRLGLNPLAVEINKCTVCQGLEQGVLNPQRAVVMDATALSRYFEPGSFDAVMGFMLGLVYEFNKALWITIMREAVSVANEGALMLFTVSSKPEAEILAGALLRAGVKGEIVDNTDSEGTYDQWFFVGRKQKA from the coding sequence ATGCTTTTACAGGAACTCTTTGGCATTGATGAAGACATCTATTTTGTAGAGGAAAGTTATCTCGCCCAGAGGACTATTGAGCGTACACTTGACTATCTTAATGGTGTCCGGAAGTTTGCAGAGGCAAGGAAGGTGCGGCTCCTGAGGGTTAGGGAAGGGGAGCAAACACTTGGGCTTTTGCTTTTTAATTCGGCAGACGAGGAAGTCCCTGTAGATTTCTGGTCGGTTTTTACAGGAGCTCTTGCGGCAGATAGCTATAAAAAGGATTTTGAGGTCCTTATAGACTCTCTTCTTACTTCCAATCTTCCTGAAAGAGATATTGAAATTTCTTCGGAAACCTGGCGAGATGCCGTTAATGAGTACTATTCTCTCATGCTTGTAAACCGGAATCTCTGCCCGGGTTGCGCGGTCAAACCCGAATCTTACGGAAGCGTTTTTTCTGAAAATCGTGTGCGTAGGGTCGCAGAAATCTTCGATGTTCTTCAAAAAAAAGGGATTTACCCTGAAGGCAGGCTTCTTGAAGTCTGCTGTGGAAACGGGATGTCCACGCTTGCCCTCTACAGGCTTGGGCTTAACCCACTGGCTGTAGAAATTAACAAATGTACAGTCTGCCAGGGACTTGAGCAGGGAGTTTTGAACCCTCAAAGAGCGGTTGTAATGGATGCAACGGCTCTTTCCAGATATTTTGAGCCAGGAAGTTTTGACGCCGTGATGGGATTTATGCTGGGGCTTGTCTATGAATTCAATAAAGCTCTCTGGATAACTATTATGAGAGAGGCGGTGTCGGTCGCAAATGAGGGTGCTCTCATGCTTTTTACGGTTAGCAGCAAGCCTGAGGCTGAAATTCTTGCCGGGGCCCTGCTCAGGGCAGGAGTTAAAGGTGAGATTGTAGATAACACCGATTCTGAAGGGACTTATGATCAGTGGTTCTTTGTAGGAAGAAAACAAAAAGCTTAA
- a CDS encoding replication factor C small subunit: MEDSTIKEEIWIEKYRPVRLDQVAGQEETIERLKSYVATKNLPHLLFSGPPGVGKTASAVSIAREIFGEDLWRENFTELNASDERGIDVVRTKIKNFAKTAPMGGAEFKIIFLDEADALTSDAQSALRRTMERFSNNCRFILSCNYSSRIIEPIQSRCAVFRFRRLSDEAIRKRLEYIAKDQVLSITEDGYEALVYVSQGDMRKAVNSLQAAAFVEPNKSISRGTIYRTTATANPEDIRNLIETALRGNFRVARKELNRLLYEEGLSGEDIVGQIYRAISEMDNRMILDLGLSEKRIVELVDIIGEIDFRLTEGATEKIQLEALLAHFALSNPD; the protein is encoded by the coding sequence ATGGAGGACTCTACGATTAAAGAAGAGATCTGGATTGAGAAGTACAGGCCTGTGAGACTGGATCAGGTGGCGGGGCAGGAAGAAACAATCGAACGCCTGAAGTCTTATGTTGCAACGAAAAATCTTCCCCATCTGCTGTTTTCCGGGCCACCTGGGGTCGGAAAAACCGCCTCTGCCGTCTCGATTGCAAGAGAAATTTTCGGGGAAGACCTATGGCGTGAAAACTTTACCGAGCTTAATGCGTCGGATGAGAGGGGAATTGATGTTGTCCGGACAAAAATCAAAAACTTCGCAAAAACTGCCCCTATGGGAGGAGCCGAATTCAAGATCATCTTTCTGGATGAAGCCGACGCACTGACTTCAGATGCCCAATCTGCACTCCGGCGGACAATGGAGCGTTTCAGCAATAACTGCCGGTTTATTTTATCCTGCAATTATTCTTCCAGGATTATCGAGCCTATCCAGTCCCGCTGTGCAGTTTTCAGGTTCAGGAGACTTTCCGATGAAGCTATCAGGAAACGCCTTGAGTACATCGCTAAAGACCAAGTTTTGTCCATTACTGAAGACGGATATGAAGCTCTTGTTTATGTATCTCAGGGAGATATGAGAAAAGCCGTGAATTCTCTCCAGGCTGCTGCTTTCGTTGAGCCGAATAAATCTATATCCAGAGGGACCATTTACAGGACTACCGCAACCGCAAATCCGGAAGATATCAGAAACCTGATTGAAACTGCTCTGCGTGGTAATTTCAGGGTTGCTCGAAAGGAATTGAATAGGTTGCTCTACGAAGAGGGGCTTTCCGGAGAAGACATAGTTGGACAGATTTACAGGGCAATCTCTGAAATGGATAACCGGATGATTCTGGATCTTGGGCTCTCTGAAAAGCGCATTGTCGAACTCGTAGACATAATAGGTGAGATTGATTTCAGGCTAACTGAAGGAGCGACTGAAAAGATCCAGCTCGAAGCTTTACTCGCGCATTTTGCGCTTTCTAATCCAGATTAA
- a CDS encoding mRNA surveillance protein pelota, which yields MRVTNRSLKGREGEIAVTAETLDDLWHLKYIIEKGDLVFSVTKRKADSASDKIRPEKVEKVKVRLGIRVDDLEFHKFANRLRLHGMIERGMDVGSYHTLNIEIGTNLSVIKEHWKNDQLQRIKDAEEASKRPKVVMVAIEEGDADIGFVHHYGIEIYSHIRQSSGKRETGLRNEFFREVVEQLRHAVPEEASIVIAGPGFTKEDFIKYFQETEPAMASKALIEDTSMIGMSGFQEVLRRGAVDRIMQESRIARESALMEDLIREISMDGKAAYGLGDVKNALNFGAVETLLVADETLREGREKGEDIDKLLREVEQAQGKVVVFSTAFEPGEKLHKLGGIAALLRFKVRG from the coding sequence ATGAGAGTTACAAATCGTTCCCTTAAGGGAAGGGAAGGGGAAATTGCAGTAACAGCCGAAACCCTTGATGACCTCTGGCACCTTAAGTATATAATCGAAAAAGGGGATCTGGTTTTTTCGGTTACCAAAAGGAAAGCCGATTCGGCAAGTGACAAAATCCGTCCAGAAAAAGTTGAGAAAGTAAAGGTCAGGCTCGGAATCAGGGTTGACGATCTCGAGTTTCACAAGTTTGCGAATCGTCTGCGGTTACATGGGATGATAGAACGTGGGATGGATGTGGGCTCCTATCATACTCTCAATATCGAGATTGGAACCAATCTTTCTGTCATCAAGGAACACTGGAAGAACGACCAGCTCCAGAGAATCAAGGATGCTGAAGAAGCTTCGAAGCGCCCGAAAGTTGTTATGGTTGCAATAGAGGAGGGCGATGCTGATATTGGTTTTGTGCATCACTACGGAATAGAGATCTATTCTCATATTCGGCAGTCCTCTGGAAAGCGAGAAACTGGCTTGAGGAACGAGTTTTTCAGGGAGGTTGTAGAACAGCTAAGGCACGCAGTTCCTGAAGAAGCGTCCATAGTTATTGCCGGGCCCGGGTTTACTAAAGAAGATTTTATTAAATATTTCCAGGAAACCGAACCGGCTATGGCTTCAAAAGCCCTTATCGAAGATACCTCCATGATAGGAATGTCCGGCTTTCAGGAAGTTCTGCGTAGAGGGGCAGTTGACCGCATCATGCAGGAATCACGTATAGCTCGCGAATCCGCCCTTATGGAAGACCTTATCCGTGAGATTTCAATGGATGGCAAAGCTGCCTACGGCCTTGGCGATGTTAAGAATGCTCTCAATTTTGGGGCTGTTGAAACCCTGCTTGTTGCCGACGAAACCCTTCGGGAAGGCAGGGAAAAAGGCGAGGATATCGATAAGCTCCTCAGGGAAGTCGAACAAGCTCAGGGAAAGGTTGTTGTTTTCAGCACAGCCTTTGAGCCTGGAGAAAAGCTTCATAAATTGGGAGGAATCGCAGCTCTGCTCCGTTTCAAGGTGAGAGGCTGA
- a CDS encoding S-layer protein domain-containing protein — protein sequence MRPYIQRILIYLLASLTVCLLIVPPGFAAPAPAISGLPFDTNETLSDGFCWNATTFGGFFYPVNKHKSFVTSENWWGERLQYVEKDGQNELGKGHPGNHVIGEGELVYTTRPLSSKYGVVSDLELDAGTTPNELGGMFYYQLPWFGKPYVAVGNDTTRLAKLVISQPSSGKKTLKAGDSWDLGSNYSLVVNQVDVDGEKVWFSLDKNGEEIESGIVNTSGNVADKTFTATADFGDKKDQLYFVTYVDKVFTSATDSFAVFKYTWLIDKDNMMIIENGDEYQDFEVKEASENEIVLTNSNSITLNLDKDNKNYFTDSWYFQTSDEGKGSTSPEGYVIYLAKELNIPGNYTLRGLPFDTNETSSDGFYWNATTFGGFSYPVNKHKSFVASENWWGERLQYVEKDGQNELGKGHPGNHVIGEGELVYTTRPLSSKYGVVSDLELDASTTPNELGGMFYYQLPWFGKSYVAVGNDSTRLAKLVISQPSSDKKTLKAGDSWDLGSNYSLVVNQVDVDGEKVWFSLDKNGEEIESGIVNTSGNVADKTFTATADFGDKKDQLYFVTYVDKVFTSATDSFAVFKYTWLIDKDNVMVIENGDEYQGFEVKTASENEIVLANSNSITLNLDKDKKNYFTDSWYFQTSDEGKGSTSSEGYVIYPATDVTVEDTAISGVNNSENLSNESLSNESASSTSSAPLLESKANDLKDINNSNLPEEKTGIETSTKASGFEVLAGVFGIILCQYFVKRRD from the coding sequence ATGAGACCATATATTCAAAGGATTTTAATTTACTTGCTTGCTTCGCTTACAGTTTGTTTGTTGATCGTTCCTCCGGGTTTTGCAGCTCCAGCTCCAGCTATTTCTGGTTTGCCTTTCGACACAAACGAAACTTTATCCGATGGATTCTGCTGGAATGCGACCACTTTTGGCGGTTTTTTCTATCCTGTAAACAAGCACAAGAGTTTTGTAACTTCTGAAAACTGGTGGGGTGAACGCCTTCAATATGTCGAAAAAGACGGCCAGAATGAACTTGGCAAAGGCCATCCCGGAAATCATGTGATAGGTGAAGGAGAACTTGTGTATACTACCCGCCCGCTTTCCTCCAAATATGGAGTTGTTTCCGACCTTGAACTTGACGCCGGTACAACTCCTAATGAGCTTGGTGGGATGTTCTACTATCAGCTTCCCTGGTTTGGAAAACCGTATGTTGCTGTTGGAAACGACACCACCAGGCTTGCAAAACTTGTAATTTCTCAGCCTTCCAGCGGTAAGAAAACCTTAAAGGCCGGAGATTCCTGGGATCTCGGGAGCAATTACTCTCTGGTAGTTAACCAGGTTGACGTTGATGGCGAAAAGGTCTGGTTTTCACTAGATAAAAACGGGGAAGAAATTGAGTCCGGAATTGTAAACACAAGTGGAAATGTCGCTGATAAAACCTTTACTGCAACTGCGGATTTCGGCGATAAGAAAGACCAGCTTTACTTTGTAACCTATGTAGATAAGGTCTTCACGAGTGCTACTGATTCCTTTGCAGTCTTCAAGTATACCTGGCTCATCGATAAAGATAACATGATGATCATTGAGAATGGGGACGAATATCAGGATTTTGAGGTAAAAGAAGCTTCTGAAAACGAAATTGTCCTTACGAATTCAAATTCTATCACTTTGAACCTTGACAAAGATAATAAGAACTACTTTACCGATTCCTGGTATTTCCAGACCTCAGATGAAGGAAAGGGAAGCACTTCTCCTGAAGGATATGTTATCTATCTGGCAAAAGAGCTTAACATCCCTGGAAATTATACCTTGAGAGGTTTGCCATTCGACACTAACGAGACTTCTTCCGATGGGTTCTACTGGAATGCTACCACTTTTGGCGGCTTTTCCTATCCTGTAAACAAGCACAAGAGTTTTGTAGCTTCTGAAAACTGGTGGGGTGAACGCCTTCAATATGTCGAAAAAGATGGCCAGAATGAACTTGGCAAAGGCCATCCCGGAAATCATGTGATAGGTGAAGGAGAACTTGTGTATACTACCCGCCCGCTTTCCTCCAAATATGGAGTTGTTTCCGACCTTGAACTTGACGCCAGTACAACTCCTAATGAGCTTGGTGGGATGTTCTACTATCAGCTTCCCTGGTTTGGAAAATCGTATGTTGCCGTTGGAAACGACTCCACCCGGCTTGCAAAACTTGTAATTTCTCAACCTTCCAGCGATAAAAAAACCTTAAAGGCCGGAGATTCCTGGGATCTCGGGAGCAATTACTCTCTAGTAGTTAACCAGGTTGACGTTGATGGCGAAAAGGTCTGGTTTTCACTAGATAAAAACGGGGAAGAAATTGAGTCCGGAATTGTAAACACAAGTGGAAATGTCGCTGATAAAACCTTTACTGCAACTGCGGATTTCGGCGATAAGAAAGACCAGCTTTACTTTGTAACCTATGTAGATAAGGTCTTCACGAGTGCTACTGATTCCTTTGCAGTCTTCAAGTATACCTGGCTCATCGATAAAGATAACGTGATGGTCATTGAAAATGGGGACGAATATCAGGGTTTTGAGGTAAAAACAGCTTCTGAAAACGAAATTGTCCTTGCGAATTCAAATTCTATCACTTTGAACCTTGACAAAGATAAAAAGAACTACTTTACCGATTCCTGGTATTTCCAGACCTCAGATGAAGGAAAGGGAAGCACTTCTTCTGAAGGGTATGTTATCTATCCGGCAACCGACGTTACTGTAGAGGATACAGCTATTTCAGGTGTCAATAATTCTGAAAATCTTTCTAATGAGTCTCTCTCTAATGAGTCTGCATCTTCTACATCCTCTGCTCCTCTTCTCGAGAGCAAGGCTAATGATTTAAAAGATATTAACAATAGTAATCTTCCTGAGGAAAAAACTGGAATAGAAACTTCCACAAAAGCTTCTGGTTTCGAGGTGCTTGCAGGAGTTTTCGGAATAATTCTTTGTCAGTATTTTGTAAAAAGGAGAGACTAA
- a CDS encoding diadenylate cyclase — protein MDRARIIAETAARISRELDAAAIMVSGELSFEGIETGGIPVYYISMRPKSIIDHLVSTGKDGKNPLKELGDQINREAAGNSDQLQQAAAIEYVLGELKSGIVVGVVETRSSSSIVVHNLEENPLIKAMKECQERIKPEVMSAVMKISFDIVLTGREGKKIGAAFIIGDSEEVLKRSHQLILNPYAGHDEAYRNILDKRNWESIKEFSQLDGVFVVDENGIIQAAGRYLDVDAKNVDIEKGLGGRHVSAAAISRDTVAIAVTVSESGGIIRVYKDAKEIICMECLKPAVRYI, from the coding sequence ATGGATAGAGCACGTATAATTGCAGAGACGGCAGCCCGGATTTCCAGAGAACTTGATGCTGCCGCAATTATGGTTTCCGGAGAGTTGAGTTTTGAAGGAATTGAAACTGGGGGAATTCCGGTTTACTACATCTCCATGCGTCCTAAAAGCATAATAGACCACCTGGTTTCCACTGGAAAGGATGGAAAAAATCCTCTAAAGGAACTCGGCGACCAGATAAACCGTGAGGCTGCAGGCAACTCTGACCAGCTTCAGCAAGCTGCCGCCATAGAATACGTGCTTGGAGAACTGAAAAGTGGGATTGTTGTAGGTGTAGTTGAAACCCGTAGCTCCAGTTCTATTGTTGTACATAACCTCGAGGAAAATCCTCTTATAAAAGCCATGAAGGAATGTCAGGAAAGGATAAAGCCAGAAGTGATGAGTGCAGTTATGAAAATTTCTTTTGATATTGTCCTAACAGGCAGGGAAGGCAAAAAAATAGGGGCTGCCTTCATAATAGGCGATTCCGAAGAGGTTCTGAAACGCTCTCACCAGCTAATACTGAATCCTTACGCAGGCCACGATGAAGCTTACCGAAATATCCTTGACAAGAGAAACTGGGAATCCATAAAGGAATTTTCCCAGCTTGACGGAGTTTTTGTGGTAGATGAAAACGGAATAATCCAGGCCGCAGGCCGCTACCTTGACGTTGATGCGAAAAATGTAGATATTGAGAAAGGACTGGGAGGCAGACACGTTTCGGCAGCCGCAATTAGCAGAGATACAGTTGCGATTGCAGTTACGGTATCCGAGTCTGGTGGAATTATCAGGGTATATAAAGATGCGAAAGAAATAATCTGCATGGAATGCCTGAAACCTGCAGTAAGATACATCTAA
- the thpR gene encoding RNA 2',3'-cyclic phosphodiesterase: MIRTFLAVELDPSFTEKIRELQARFSGFDLKFVDPELVHITLKFLGNVDESRVSLLSAALDSITCEPFEAKVGGLGVFPKFSNPRVLWLGATGNFRVLHDNVEELLEPFKFEKDDREFTAHATLARVKFLKKEQKTTFIDIVKELKDIEIGTMWVNKVLLKKSTLTPKGPIYETLHIVYMD; encoded by the coding sequence TTGATCAGGACATTTCTAGCAGTGGAATTAGATCCTAGTTTTACGGAGAAGATTCGAGAGCTTCAGGCCAGATTTTCTGGTTTTGATCTGAAGTTTGTTGATCCTGAACTCGTTCACATAACTCTGAAGTTCTTGGGGAACGTGGACGAATCAAGAGTTTCCTTGCTTTCTGCAGCTCTCGACTCTATTACGTGCGAGCCTTTCGAAGCAAAGGTGGGGGGGCTTGGAGTCTTTCCCAAGTTTTCTAATCCCAGGGTTCTCTGGCTGGGTGCAACCGGAAACTTCAGGGTATTACACGACAACGTAGAAGAGTTACTGGAACCTTTTAAATTCGAAAAAGATGACAGAGAATTTACTGCCCATGCTACTCTTGCCAGGGTAAAGTTCCTCAAGAAGGAGCAGAAAACCACGTTCATAGATATAGTAAAGGAATTAAAAGACATCGAAATTGGTACTATGTGGGTAAATAAAGTGCTTTTAAAGAAAAGCACACTGACTCCGAAAGGGCCAATCTATGAAACTCTGCACATCGTGTACATGGACTGA
- a CDS encoding DUF1614 domain-containing protein, with amino-acid sequence MRKQLFYIPFSLTFLLLLIFILIFGLSSLFFGIIVSAFTKIGFSIEDALLILLLSLLGSGINIPLATLRSDAPVVRDTYVRVFGVSYRVPFRRVIKNETTIAVNVGGAVIPILISVYLLTKFPSSLLLAGAGILIVTIITHSVAKPIRGIGIATPALVPPLAAALAAILLTSIIHIPNCPIDQCRVVIAYTGGVLGTLIGADLLNLGKIKNLGAPVASIGGAGTFDGIFLSGFIALLLI; translated from the coding sequence ATGAGAAAACAACTTTTTTACATTCCTTTTAGCCTTACATTCCTTCTTCTTTTGATCTTTATTTTGATTTTCGGACTTAGTTCTCTTTTTTTTGGAATAATTGTTTCCGCCTTTACGAAGATTGGCTTCTCTATAGAGGACGCGCTCCTTATCCTGTTACTATCCCTCCTAGGAAGCGGTATCAATATCCCTCTGGCAACCCTCAGATCCGATGCTCCGGTAGTTAGAGATACATATGTCCGTGTTTTTGGCGTATCTTATAGGGTTCCATTCCGGCGTGTGATAAAAAATGAAACGACAATTGCTGTGAATGTAGGAGGAGCGGTTATTCCGATTCTGATTTCAGTTTACCTTCTTACGAAGTTCCCTTCATCTCTCCTTCTTGCAGGAGCCGGTATCTTAATAGTTACAATCATAACTCATTCTGTAGCAAAGCCGATTCGTGGCATAGGTATTGCAACCCCGGCGCTGGTCCCACCCCTTGCAGCTGCCCTTGCTGCAATTTTGCTGACGTCGATAATTCATATCCCGAACTGTCCAATTGACCAGTGTCGCGTTGTCATTGCCTATACTGGAGGAGTGCTCGGAACCCTTATTGGAGCCGATCTTCTTAACCTGGGAAAAATTAAGAATCTTGGAGCTCCGGTTGCAAGCATAGGAGGAGCAGGAACCTTTGATGGGATCTTTTTAAGCGGGTTCATTGCTCTTCTCCTGATCTAA